In the genome of Taurinivorans muris, one region contains:
- a CDS encoding DUF1844 domain-containing protein, producing the protein MHKNTQLPEVTFSTFILSLASSTLMHLGEVPNPDTGKTEKNILLAKHSVDLLNMLEDKFKNGLNADEQKLLQDILYEVKIKYIQQA; encoded by the coding sequence ATGCATAAAAACACGCAATTGCCGGAAGTCACCTTTTCAACCTTTATCCTTTCGCTCGCCTCATCAACCCTTATGCATTTGGGGGAAGTTCCCAATCCCGACACGGGCAAAACAGAAAAAAACATTCTTTTGGCGAAACACAGCGTCGACTTGCTCAATATGCTTGAAGACAAGTTCAAAAACGGACTGAACGCCGACGAACAAAAACTTCTTCAAGATATTCTCTATGAAGTGAAAATCAAATACATTCAACAAGCATAA
- the argC gene encoding N-acetyl-gamma-glutamyl-phosphate reductase, with translation MYKAGLIGVTGYTGMELARILATHPQIELTHATSRQESGKKIEDLYPFLRSYKIGSVCISDYDAQELAKECDIIFLAVPHGTAMQSAGEIFSIAKTLNKTIKIIDLSADFRIKNPETYEAWYQIKHTEQDLLTRAVYGLFDIYADSIKNADLIANPGCYPTASILGLYPALKNALIQNDIVIDAKSGTSGAGRKAQASSLFCEVYDNFRPYSIGGKHRHTPEIEQELSAIAKKEIFVSFNPHLLPIERGILNTIYAPLAKAISAEKIHALYAGEYENSPFVRVLPSGQLPETRNVRGSLFCDIAISVDTRTNKLIIASAIDNLARGASMQAVANANLCLGLPLATGINNAPLCP, from the coding sequence ATGTATAAAGCAGGACTTATCGGCGTCACCGGCTATACGGGCATGGAACTGGCAAGAATTTTGGCGACACACCCGCAAATAGAACTTACGCACGCGACCTCAAGACAAGAAAGCGGCAAAAAAATCGAAGACCTGTACCCTTTTTTACGCTCTTACAAAATCGGCTCGGTTTGCATAAGCGATTATGACGCCCAAGAACTCGCAAAAGAATGTGACATCATTTTTCTTGCCGTGCCGCACGGAACAGCCATGCAAAGCGCGGGCGAAATTTTCAGCATTGCGAAAACATTGAATAAAACGATAAAAATTATTGACCTATCCGCAGACTTCAGGATTAAAAATCCTGAAACCTATGAAGCATGGTATCAAATCAAACATACGGAGCAAGACCTTTTAACCCGGGCCGTTTACGGACTTTTCGATATTTATGCGGACAGCATAAAAAATGCCGATCTCATCGCAAACCCTGGCTGCTACCCCACAGCAAGCATTTTGGGTTTATATCCGGCTCTGAAAAATGCCCTCATACAAAACGATATTGTTATCGACGCAAAATCAGGAACAAGCGGAGCAGGCAGAAAAGCCCAGGCATCAAGCCTTTTTTGTGAAGTTTATGATAATTTCCGCCCTTACTCCATCGGCGGGAAACACCGGCATACCCCGGAAATCGAGCAGGAACTCTCCGCCATCGCCAAAAAAGAAATCTTTGTTTCTTTCAATCCCCATTTGCTTCCCATTGAGCGGGGCATTTTGAATACCATTTATGCTCCGCTTGCGAAAGCTATTTCTGCGGAAAAAATTCACGCCCTTTATGCCGGCGAATACGAAAACTCCCCCTTTGTGCGGGTTCTGCCTTCAGGGCAATTGCCGGAAACAAGAAACGTACGGGGATCTTTGTTCTGTGACATCGCCATAAGCGTTGATACAAGAACCAATAAGCTCATCATCGCCTCCGCCATTGACAACCTTGCCCGCGGCGCGTCCATGCAGGCTGTCGCCAATGCAAACCTTTGCTTGGGCTTGCCTCTTGCGACAGGTATCAATAATGCCCCCTTATGTCCGTAA
- a CDS encoding N-acetyltransferase — protein MDSTAAKPSEWNFQLPQINPDTIKLSHTPRKARIDDVNAMSTLINEFASAKIMLARGPLYLYQSIQDYMLITGEADGKEVVVACGGLHVLWEDLAEIRSVAVHPALQNRGLGKLLIDALRENAKSIGVKDLFVFTLAPKFFTSVGFSEMPREQIPPVVWSECSKCPKFYKCDEIGMIQHL, from the coding sequence ATGGATTCTACTGCTGCAAAACCTTCCGAATGGAATTTCCAACTTCCGCAAATCAACCCGGACACGATAAAACTTTCCCATACCCCGCGCAAAGCGCGTATTGATGATGTCAACGCCATGTCAACGCTTATCAATGAATTTGCTTCCGCCAAAATCATGCTTGCGCGCGGACCGCTTTACCTTTATCAAAGCATTCAGGACTATATGCTCATAACAGGCGAAGCAGACGGAAAGGAAGTCGTTGTCGCCTGCGGCGGACTGCATGTTTTATGGGAAGATCTTGCGGAAATACGCTCTGTGGCAGTGCACCCCGCCTTGCAAAACCGCGGGCTCGGCAAACTTCTGATTGACGCCCTTAGGGAAAATGCGAAAAGTATAGGCGTTAAAGACTTGTTCGTGTTTACGCTCGCGCCTAAATTCTTTACCTCTGTCGGCTTCAGCGAAATGCCCCGTGAACAAATTCCCCCTGTTGTCTGGTCCGAATGTTCCAAATGCCCCAAGTTTTATAAATGTGACGAAATCGGCATGATTCAGCACTTATAG
- the argB gene encoding acetylglutamate kinase — MKPLTVIKYGGHAMSDPVLNKAFAQNISLAREKWDIVIGHGGGPQINALLGKLNIESSFKNGLRITNAEAMKAVEMALCGDVNTWLVSLLCKEHCKAVGLTGKDACTLLAKKNADTELGFVGEVTQVNPNLCRILLENDHIPVVAPIGYEENTANSLNINADTATGALAGALKADVFILVTDVAGVLDKNKNLLPHLELSQIQALKADETIYGGMLPKIESCEHAIDKGCKAALIFDGKNAANVSVILNEVHYALSHNDFSKLNYGTLITQ, encoded by the coding sequence ATGAAACCATTAACTGTCATAAAATACGGCGGTCACGCCATGAGCGACCCCGTCCTCAATAAAGCCTTTGCCCAAAATATCAGCCTTGCCCGCGAAAAATGGGATATTGTCATCGGGCACGGCGGAGGACCGCAAATCAATGCACTTCTTGGCAAACTGAACATTGAAAGCTCTTTTAAAAACGGTTTGCGCATCACTAACGCCGAAGCCATGAAAGCGGTTGAAATGGCTCTTTGCGGCGATGTGAACACGTGGCTCGTAAGCTTGTTATGCAAAGAACACTGCAAAGCTGTCGGACTGACGGGCAAAGACGCCTGCACGCTTCTGGCAAAAAAAAATGCCGATACCGAGCTTGGCTTTGTTGGCGAAGTGACACAGGTCAATCCGAACCTTTGCCGTATTTTGCTTGAAAACGATCATATTCCCGTTGTCGCCCCTATCGGCTATGAAGAAAACACGGCAAACAGCCTCAATATCAATGCAGACACGGCAACGGGCGCTTTGGCGGGAGCTTTGAAAGCGGACGTTTTTATCCTTGTCACTGATGTCGCAGGAGTTTTGGATAAAAACAAAAATCTCTTGCCTCACCTCGAGTTATCACAAATACAAGCCCTAAAAGCTGATGAAACCATTTACGGCGGCATGCTTCCAAAAATTGAAAGCTGTGAACACGCCATTGACAAGGGCTGCAAAGCCGCCCTTATTTTTGACGGGAAAAATGCAGCAAACGTATCCGTTATTTTAAATGAAGTGCACTACGCTCTTTCGCACAACGATTTTTCAAAACTCAATTACGGAACACTGATTACCCAATAA
- the argF gene encoding ornithine carbamoyltransferase, with protein sequence MAVSLIGRDFLKIADFTKEELLYLLDVAAFLKKANKSGTEQKYMQGKKIALIFEKDSTRTRCSFECAAFDQGGHAIYLSSGSQIGKKESMADTARVLSRMFDGIEYRGFGQEIVETLAKYADVPVWNGLTNESHPTQILADFLTMREHSTKDLNEITFAYIGDSRFNMANSLMLGASIIGMDCRIIAPKSLQPEQKYQDMAQKFAEKSHAKITITDNIEEGVKNCDFLYTDVWVSMGEPKEAWAERIALLKPYQINSRVMALTQNPNCKFLHCLPAFHDRNTTIGEEIYQEFGLDGIEVSNEVFESDASIVFDEAENRLHTIKAVMVASFADVLG encoded by the coding sequence ATGGCTGTTTCTTTAATCGGCAGAGATTTTTTGAAAATTGCGGATTTTACAAAAGAAGAATTACTCTATTTGCTCGATGTTGCGGCTTTTTTAAAAAAAGCCAACAAATCCGGCACGGAACAAAAATATATGCAGGGCAAAAAAATTGCGCTCATTTTTGAAAAAGACTCTACAAGAACACGCTGTTCCTTTGAATGTGCCGCTTTTGACCAAGGCGGACACGCCATTTATCTGAGCAGCGGTTCGCAAATCGGCAAAAAAGAGTCCATGGCGGATACGGCGCGCGTCCTTTCCCGCATGTTCGACGGTATCGAATACCGCGGTTTCGGACAGGAAATTGTCGAAACCCTTGCCAAATATGCCGATGTGCCAGTTTGGAACGGGCTTACGAACGAATCCCACCCCACGCAGATTTTAGCGGATTTTCTCACCATGCGTGAGCACAGCACAAAAGATTTAAACGAAATAACGTTCGCCTATATCGGCGATTCCCGCTTCAATATGGCAAATTCCCTTATGCTCGGCGCTTCCATCATTGGCATGGATTGCAGAATAATTGCTCCCAAATCCCTGCAGCCTGAACAAAAATATCAAGACATGGCGCAAAAATTCGCAGAAAAATCCCATGCGAAAATCACCATTACGGACAATATCGAAGAAGGCGTTAAAAATTGCGATTTCCTCTATACCGACGTATGGGTTTCCATGGGAGAACCGAAAGAAGCTTGGGCTGAACGCATCGCCCTTTTAAAACCCTATCAAATCAACAGCCGTGTCATGGCGCTGACCCAAAACCCAAACTGCAAATTCCTGCACTGCCTGCCGGCTTTCCATGACAGAAACACCACTATCGGCGAAGAAATTTATCAGGAATTCGGCTTGGACGGAATCGAAGTCAGCAATGAAGTATTTGAATCGGATGCTTCCATTGTTTTTGATGAAGCCGAAAACCGCCTGCATACGATTAAAGCCGTAATGGTTGCAAGTTTTGCAGACGTTCTTGGTTAA
- a CDS encoding dicarboxylate/amino acid:cation symporter: MKISLTTQMLLALVLGCVCGLIVSAVGISPAYFKPLGDIFITLIRMVVVPLVFTTLVAGASSVGDLHKLGNIAVKTLCYYVGTTAIAVTIGVVIANVIQPGVGLTISTEGVKALNVNPPSLLKVFMDIIPLNPFEALTKGNMLQVIFFALFVGMACSTLKKEYEVVLRMFEGLAEIMLKITTAIMYYAPIGVFGLMTFTVGTYGLDVLLPLLELIITMFVACILHILLCYVPCIRFTGLKIRQFFKGIASPLLIAFTSTSSAAALSTNLQSVQKLGASKPVSSFMIPLGNTINMDGAAIYMGVAGIFAAALYGIDLTIDKQLLIIVMAVLASIGSIGVPGAALIMITMVFTQVGIPLEAIAVIAGVDRILDMMRTSLNVLGDATGALFVSKLEGDFVLPQDSEE; encoded by the coding sequence ATGAAAATAAGTTTAACAACACAAATGCTTTTGGCATTGGTTTTAGGTTGTGTTTGCGGTTTGATTGTTTCTGCTGTCGGCATTAGCCCTGCGTATTTCAAACCTCTTGGGGACATCTTTATTACTCTCATCAGAATGGTTGTTGTTCCGCTTGTTTTCACAACATTGGTCGCCGGTGCCAGTTCTGTCGGCGATTTGCATAAGCTTGGCAATATTGCGGTAAAAACGCTTTGTTACTATGTTGGAACAACTGCTATTGCCGTTACCATTGGCGTTGTTATTGCGAATGTAATTCAGCCGGGTGTAGGTCTTACCATTTCGACGGAAGGAGTTAAGGCTCTTAATGTAAATCCTCCTTCACTTTTAAAAGTCTTTATGGATATTATTCCGTTAAATCCCTTTGAAGCACTCACTAAGGGGAATATGCTGCAGGTTATTTTCTTTGCTCTTTTTGTCGGTATGGCTTGCAGCACTCTGAAAAAAGAGTATGAAGTTGTTCTTCGCATGTTTGAAGGCTTGGCGGAAATAATGCTTAAAATTACAACTGCCATTATGTATTATGCCCCAATCGGAGTTTTTGGCTTGATGACCTTTACCGTTGGTACGTATGGCTTGGATGTTTTGCTGCCTCTGCTTGAGCTTATTATCACTATGTTTGTTGCCTGCATATTGCATATCCTTTTATGCTATGTCCCATGTATCCGTTTCACCGGTTTGAAAATCAGACAATTTTTCAAAGGTATCGCTTCTCCTTTGCTTATTGCGTTCACAAGCACATCCAGTGCGGCAGCCCTTTCAACAAACCTGCAAAGCGTGCAAAAGCTCGGTGCTTCAAAACCTGTTTCCAGTTTTATGATTCCTTTGGGCAATACCATCAATATGGACGGTGCCGCGATTTACATGGGAGTTGCGGGTATTTTTGCCGCTGCGTTATACGGTATTGATTTAACCATTGACAAGCAGCTTCTCATCATTGTTATGGCTGTGCTCGCTTCTATCGGCAGTATCGGTGTTCCCGGGGCTGCTTTGATTATGATCACCATGGTATTTACGCAAGTCGGCATTCCGCTGGAAGCCATTGCCGTTATTGCCGGCGTTGACAGAATACTTGATATGATGAGAACATCATTGAACGTTCTTGGTGACGCAACCGGTGCGCTTTTTGTTTCAAAGCTTGAAGGTGATTTTGTATTGCCGCAGGACAGTGAAGAATAA
- a CDS encoding aspartate/glutamate racemase family protein translates to MKNETGATTAKCIGVLGGLGPYAGLDFVHKVFDCTNAATDQEHLPVLLYSFPNAIPPRVEFLLGKTTINPGYAMGELLVRLAKAGASVIGIPCNTAHSASILDVALDILYKSGFQGQFVHMIAETANHIRTAHPAAQNVGVLCTQGAYHSKVFDMHFNRYGLNVSYLEDEGRALLQNAISNSSYGIKAFSSPVTDRAKNDIGLQAAHLAEKNADCIIMGCTELPLALSGTDFQGIPLLDPTKILAESLIKAFDATKLKHNH, encoded by the coding sequence ATGAAAAATGAAACGGGTGCCACCACTGCAAAATGCATAGGCGTATTGGGCGGATTGGGTCCATATGCGGGGCTTGATTTCGTGCATAAGGTTTTTGACTGCACCAATGCCGCAACAGACCAAGAACACTTGCCTGTTCTTTTATACTCGTTTCCCAATGCCATTCCCCCGCGGGTGGAGTTTTTGCTGGGAAAAACGACTATCAACCCAGGTTATGCCATGGGGGAATTATTGGTGCGTTTGGCAAAAGCCGGAGCAAGTGTTATCGGTATTCCCTGCAATACCGCTCACAGCGCCTCCATTTTGGATGTCGCGCTTGATATTTTATACAAATCGGGCTTTCAGGGACAATTTGTGCATATGATTGCAGAAACGGCAAACCATATCCGCACGGCACACCCGGCTGCCCAAAATGTGGGAGTGCTTTGCACGCAGGGAGCATATCATTCCAAAGTCTTCGATATGCATTTCAATAGGTATGGATTGAATGTTTCATATTTGGAAGATGAAGGAAGAGCCCTTTTACAAAACGCTATCAGCAATTCAAGTTATGGAATTAAAGCTTTTTCAAGTCCCGTGACGGATAGGGCAAAAAATGATATTGGATTGCAGGCAGCACATTTGGCGGAAAAAAATGCCGATTGTATCATCATGGGCTGCACAGAACTTCCACTGGCGTTATCCGGCACGGATTTCCAAGGCATTCCTTTGTTAGACCCCACAAAAATTCTGGCTGAAAGTTTAATTAAGGCTTTCGATGCAACAAAACTGAAACATAATCATTAA